The Juglans regia cultivar Chandler chromosome 11, Walnut 2.0, whole genome shotgun sequence genome contains the following window.
GGCGAGGAATCTGCGTAAAAGTCTCTGCatggtattttttatttttattttataagaattagacttcctttcatttcattccatAAAGGAAGTATATAAATCTGGCGGTTAAAACTCGGCATCATGATCAGATATAAACTGAATTCAGGTCCAACTTCCACGCCATAGCTCTCCAACTTTTCTGCACTCTTGTCTCTCCTCACCTTCGAAGCCGTAGAGATGGCTCATAATAGGGTGTTACCCATGTCAGTTTCAACCCTCGTTATCTTCTTCCTCCTACCGCTTACTCAGTCTATTTCAAAATAACTCGCTTCGAACCCAATGCCGACAACATACTATACTTGGGTGATGCAGCACCATCTGTGGGAACCATTGAGATGATCTacaaatatacttatttatgcCGAGTCGGTCGAGCCATCTATTCTGAGAGGGTGCTTCTCTATGACTCAGATACTGGAAAACTCACCAACTTTAGTACACATTTCTCCTTCCTTATCGACACCCAAGGTCGTGCTTCTTATGGCCATGGGTTAGCCTTCTTCTTGGCTCCTGTCGGATTTGAAGTTCCTCTAAATTCAGTTGGTGGATTCCTAGGCTTATTCAACACCACAACTAGTGATTCATCTCATAACCAAATTGTTCTCGTCGAATTCGACTCATTCCCGAATCCAGAATGGGATCCTTCATTTGAGCATGTAGGGATTAATAACAACTCAATTGCGTCTGCAACATACACCGCTTGGAATGCCAGCTTGCACAGTGGAGATACTGCTGATGTATGGATTACTTACGATGCTTCTACCAAGAACTTGAGCGTGTCTTGGGAATACCGAACAACTTCTAGTGCTAATGAGAATACGAGTCTTTCTTTTGAAATCGATCTCATGCAGGTTCTTCCCGAGTGGGTTACAGTTGGATTTTCAGCTACCACAGGTCAATTTGGAGAGCGAACAATAATTCAATCATGGGAATTTAGTTCCAGtttggaaagaaaggaaaaaaatgcaaagaatgaaaaaaagaaaagtttagtCATTGGTCTAACAGTTTCAGCTGGCGTTCTGATAGCTATAGCAATTGTGACTTTTGTAACATTGTGGGCAtggaagggaaagaaaaaagaaaagcaagagGAAACAACTGAGACTATGAACTTAACATCAATTAATGAAGACCTTGAAAGAGGAGCAGGACCAAGGAGATTTTCTTATGAATATCTTGCCTTGGCCACTAACAATTTTTCGATTGACAAGAAGTTGGGGGAGGGAGGCTTTGGTACCGTCTACAGAGGGTACTTAAATGATTTGGATATAGCAGTTGCTGTAAAGAAAATCTCAAGGGAGTCTAAACAGGGAAGAAAAGAGTACTTAGCTGAGGTGAAGATCATTAGCCAAATTAGGCACAGGAATCTGGTGCAACTCGTAGGATGGTGCCATGACAAAGGTGAGTTCCTACTTGTCTATGAGTTTATGCCAAATGGTAGCCTTGATGCGCATCTCTTTGGCAAGAGGAGTCCTCTGACTTGGGCAGTGAGATACAAGATAGCTTCTGGGTTGGCCTCTGCGCTTTTGTATCTCCATGAAGGGTGGGAGCAATGTGTCGTACATCGAGACATCAAATCGAGCAATGTCATGCTTGATTCTTGTTTTAACGTGAAACTTGGAGACTTTGGATTAGCTCGGCTCATGGACCATGAGCTAAGTCTTGAGACAACTGGATTGGCTGGAACATTAGGCTATATGGCTCCAGAATACATAACCACTGGTAGGGCTAGTAAAGAATCAGATGTATATAGCTATGGTGTGGTTGCATTAGAAATTGCTACTGGAAAAAAGTCAACTGACCATCCAGAAAAGGATTCTGCGATGGGGTTGGTAGAGTGGGTTTGGAATCTTTACGGGAGTAGAAGGCTCCCCATGGCAATTGATGAGAGATTGGGAATGGATTTCGAGGAGAAGCAGATAGTGTGTTTAATGGTTGTTGGATTGTGGTGTGCTCATCCTGATCAAAAAGATAGGCCGTCAATAAGGCAAGCACTTCAAGTTCTTAATTTTGAGGCTACAATGCCAGATCTTCCTTCGAAGATGCCTATTCCTTCGTATCGCATACCTACATCATCAGTTAGCACCGGTGAACCTTCAAATAACGACTAGTCTAGACAGAGTACTAGTTTATCCATGCATGTACGTAGCGTGCCAAAGTAACTCTTCTTTACCCCATCAAGACTGATTCAAGAATCTGCATGTTATGTAAACttcttaatttcttcaaaaatcgATGATCATTGGTTATCTAGGATGAAACGAGAATTTCTTTTCAAGAGGGGCCAAAACATGTCGATGAAAAgttctgaaaaaattaaatatatcccATTTAGtgttaaaagattataaatagcgaattcttttgaaaaaaatttgatttttattggtTTGTGAAAGTACAGAGAAAATTTAATTtgcataatttgtttttaaatatattttatattgggtttGTGAAAGTAAATAATGGGCAAAGTTGAACAGtgaattagatatatatttaattcgtttagattattttttacttaatgattaaagaaatat
Protein-coding sequences here:
- the LOC109003378 gene encoding L-type lectin-domain containing receptor kinase IX.1-like encodes the protein CVLPSGSILYVHTYINYYISFINLPPTAYSVYFKITRFEPNADNILYLGDAAPSVGTIEMIYKYTYLCRVGRAIYSERVLLYDSDTGKLTNFSTHFSFLIDTQGRASYGHGLAFFLAPVGFEVPLNSVGGFLGLFNTTTSDSSHNQIVLVEFDSFPNPEWDPSFEHVGINNNSIASATYTAWNASLHSGDTADVWITYDASTKNLSVSWEYRTTSSANENTSLSFEIDLMQVLPEWVTVGFSATTGQFGERTIIQSWEFSSSLERKEKNAKNEKKKSLVIGLTVSAGVLIAIAIVTFVTLWAWKGKKKEKQEETTETMNLTSINEDLERGAGPRRFSYEYLALATNNFSIDKKLGEGGFGTVYRGYLNDLDIAVAVKKISRESKQGRKEYLAEVKIISQIRHRNLVQLVGWCHDKGEFLLVYEFMPNGSLDAHLFGKRSPLTWAVRYKIASGLASALLYLHEGWEQCVVHRDIKSSNVMLDSCFNVKLGDFGLARLMDHELSLETTGLAGTLGYMAPEYITTGRASKESDVYSYGVVALEIATGKKSTDHPEKDSAMGLVEWVWNLYGSRRLPMAIDERLGMDFEEKQIVCLMVVGLWCAHPDQKDRPSIRQALQVLNFEATMPDLPSKMPIPSYRIPTPSVSSGEPFITTSLDDGR